The following DNA comes from Capsicum annuum cultivar UCD-10X-F1 chromosome 7, UCD10Xv1.1, whole genome shotgun sequence.
GATGAGAGCATCCAGGCTCCCCCAGGCTTGTCTCAACGGACAAGTACAGGGAGCCGGGGGCTCGGGTTGACCATAAAAGATGCAACCTTGCAAGTGAACTTTAGTCTTTCCGAACTGGTCCAAGTACCGGAGGAACTCGAGCACGTGGTTGCTATTGCATTGGGATATGGAAACGGGTGGCCTTTGATTCCTCAAGTACTGACCAAACGTGTTCCAATCACGACGCTTCTGAGACTCGTATCGACTTAGCGTGGCGGGTAGATCGCCTGGGGATCTTGATGATCCCTCAACCAATTCTTTGCCTCTATCAAAAttagacatttttttttttcaagtagaATTCTTGTAAATGGATTGTGATTGATCTATTTTTGTAGCAAAAAAATGAGGCAACTATTGAAAAGAGTATACAAAGGTTAAAGGAACAGGAGAAAATGGGAGATTAAATCATATCAATTGATTTGACAAGAAATGGGCCACATGAAAGTTGCTTTCTGTGCTTCTCTTTTCTTCGTacgtatgtttaattttttttttctttcaccttttctTTTTATTGAACCAAACAATTTCGTTTTCATTACCATTAACTAAACATTTTCTTACTAAGATACAATtattgatgtcatttttgtcaacATTATCCCCCACTATCTTTCAAAATGTAATCTCCATTGTAATCTTGATTAAAAGGACAGTGACTCATTAATCCCATTTTCCTAGAT
Coding sequences within:
- the LOC107878434 gene encoding protein LIGHT-DEPENDENT SHORT HYPOCOTYLS 10-like, coding for MSNFDRGKELVEGSSRSPGDLPATLSRYESQKRRDWNTFGQYLRNQRPPVSISQCNSNHVLEFLRYLDQFGKTKVHLQGCIFYGQPEPPAPCTCPLRQAWGSLDALIGRLRAAYEENGGSPETNPFASGAIRVYLREVKECQAKARGIPYKKKKKKVGASESKGDDDHSTSSHPFS